The Nitrospirota bacterium genomic interval CCCTGTAACACTTAACAGTCTTCGCATCTTCTTCCGAAAACCCCAGGCTTATAAGCGTCGGCAAAGGAATTTTCTCGTCCTCCTTCTCGCACTCCTTGCATATTTTTCTTGCCAATCTTTGAGCCATTATAAGTATAACAGATGATGACACTAAAAATGGCTCGATACCCATATTCATCAATCTGCTTACACTGCTCGGAGCATCGTTAGTATGCAGGGTGCTCAGAACAAGATGTCCTGTTAAGGCAGCCTTAACCGCTATTTCAGCGGTCTCAAAATCACGTATCTCGCCGACCAGTATAATATCAGGGCTCTGCCTTAAAAAAGAGCGCAGGGCAGATGCAAATGTGAGACCTATTTCCTCTTTCATCTGCACCTGATTTATCCCAAGGAAATTATATTCAATAGGGTCTTCGGCGGTCATTATGTTTATATTGGGTTTATTCAAATAATTTAATGCGGAATAGAGCGTCGTTGTCTTTCCGCTTCCCGTGGGCCCTGTAACCAGTATCATGCCGTAAGGTTTATTAAGACACTCCAGAAATCTCTGCAGCGACTCTTCTTCAAAGCCGAGCCTTGTAAGGTCTACCTGCAATGATGCTTTATCCAGGATTCTCATAACTGTCTTTTCTCCGAAAAGACAGGGGAGGATAGAAACACGGAAATCCACCTCCTTCTTCTTGCCCAGCCTGAGCTTAATCCTGCCGTCCTGCGGAAGCCGCCTCTCCGAGATATCAAGTTTAGCCATTATCTTCAGCCTTGAGACTACGGAGTTTTTAATCCTCAGAGGCAGATTCATTGCCAGGGCCAGAACGCCGTCAACCCTGTATCTAACTCTCACAGAGTTCTCGTAAGGCTCTATATGAATATCGCTTGCGCCTATTTTTATTGCGTTTATAAGAATACCACTCACAAGTTTTACAATCGGCTCTTCAATCTCACCTCTTGCGCCCAGCATATCATCTTCAGTGACATGCTCAACGTCATCAAGCGCATCACCGACAATCCTGTCGAATTCATC includes:
- the pilB gene encoding type IV-A pilus assembly ATPase PilB, yielding MIMPLTRIGATLTVAMADPSNVFAVDDIKFMTGYNVEVVIATESALINAITTSYGGKVAGVVPAQPQSQAAQKAMKFEAKDYTLSDTDITGEEEAGAFGEGPTVDVDEFDRIVGDALDDVEHVTEDDMLGARGEIEEPIVKLVSGILINAIKIGASDIHIEPYENSVRVRYRVDGVLALAMNLPLRIKNSVVSRLKIMAKLDISERRLPQDGRIKLRLGKKKEVDFRVSILPCLFGEKTVMRILDKASLQVDLTRLGFEEESLQRFLECLNKPYGMILVTGPTGSGKTTTLYSALNYLNKPNINIMTAEDPIEYNFLGINQVQMKEEIGLTFASALRSFLRQSPDIILVGEIRDFETAEIAVKAALTGHLVLSTLHTNDAPSSVSRLMNMGIEPFLVSSSVILIMAQRLARKICKECEKEDEKIPLPTLISLGFSEEDAKTVKCYRGKGCSVCSNSGYKGRIALYEIMVVNEEIRKLILEGASAVELKNAAVRGGMKTLRMSGLTKVKEGVTTIEEVLRVTFGD